TATCGCGGCCGCCGGGATGCCGACGAAGACCAGCAACGTCTCGGTAACAGACAATCCCAACGCCCCCAGGCGGAAGAAGGACCTCGGACAACCGGGCCGGATGGACGATCATGACGCCGACCGCCGGACACCGTCGCCATTCACGTTAGCGGAGTCGACGGCCCGCCAGATTGCGGGGTGCCGATCCCATCCGTCACTGGAGTTCTCCAGTTGCGCAGCGGTCGCGATGAGCCGCGCGTCGTCGCCGTACCGGCCGGTGAGCAGCACCCCGACGGGCAGGCCGTCGGCGGTGACGCCCAGCGGCAGGGAGACCGAGGGTTCGCCGGTGACGTTGAAGATGGCGCAGTAGGGCGAGAAGCGGCGTTGCCGGTCGAAATCGGCCGCCGGGTCACCGTCGGCGGTGAACCAGCCGACGGGTGCCTGCGGGGCGGCCAGGGTGGGACAGAGGAGCAGATCGCAGCCGGCGGTGCGGCGGGCGCCGAGGCGGACCTGCGCCTGCAACTCGCCGAGGGTGGCGGCCAGGGCGCCGGCGGACACCTCGGCGCCCCGGGCCCGCAGCAGCCGGGTCAGCGGCAGCAGCTCCGCCTCGCGCTGTGGCGGCACCGGGGCGAGCGCCAGCACGTACCAGATGACTTCGAACAGCGGCCACGCCTCCGGCCCGAGCGGCGGCGGCACCTCGACCACCTCGTGGCCGGCGGCGGTGAGCAGCGCGGCGGCCCGGTCCACGGCGGCCACGCAGTCGGGGTGCACCGGCTCGTCGGCGAGCATCGGGGTGGTGAACCGCCCGATCCGCAGCCGGTTGGGCGCGGCCTGGCGGGCGACGGCCAGGTAACCGCCGGACGGTGTGGGCGGCGGCAGGTAGGGCTCGCCGGGCACCGGCACGGCCATGACGTCGAGCAGCGCGGCGACGTCGGTGACGGTCCGCCCGAGCGGCCCACTGGTGGGCAGGCCGAACGCACCGGAGCCGAGTGGCCCGCCGGAGACCAGGCCGCGGCTGGGCTTGTAGCCGACCAGGCCGCAGAGCGACGCCGGAATGCGCAGCGAGCCGCCGCCGTCGGAGCCCTGGGCGACCGGGACCAGCCCGGCCGCCACCGCGGCCGCCGCGCCGCCGCTGGACCCGCCAGCGGTGTACGCGAGCTGCCACGGATTGCGGGCCGGTGGCGCGACCAGGCCCTCGGAGTAGAGCGAGCAGCCCAGCTCGGAGGTGGTTGTCTTGCCGAGGCTGACCAGACCGGCGGCCTTGATGAACCGGACCACGTCGGCGTCGACCGGCGGGACGAAGTCGAGGAAGGCGGCCGAGCCGAAGGTGGTGCGTACCCCGGCGGTGAGGGTGAGGTCCTTGATCGCGGTCGGTACGCCGTGCAGCGGGCCACGCCCCTCGGCGGGCGCGGCGTCGGCGGCGCCCGCGGCCTCCCGGGCCAACTCCGGAGTGACCGTGACGAACGCGCCCACGGTGTCGCCGATCGCCGCCACCCGATGCAGGTAATGCTCGACCAGGTCCGCGCTGGACAGTTCGCCGCGGGCTATCGCGGCGGCCTGCTCCAACGCGGTCAGGTCGTGCATTTCGGTCATCCCGTCATCCTGCCGGCCGCCGGCCCTCGGTGCACCCGTCACGCGCCGACGATCGGAGACGGACCGGAGCGGTCAGCCGTAGAGGAACCGCCGAGCGTTCGCGGAGAGGAGTTTGTCGCGCTGGTCGGGGGTGAGGAAGTCCGCCGCGTGGACCACCGCGCCGGCCGGCCGCTCACCCAGGGGGTACGGGTAGTCGCTGCCGACCAGCACCCGGTCCTCCCCCATGGTGTCGACCAGCAGTCGCAGCGCGGGCGGCGCGAAGACCACCGAGTCGACGTGGAACCGGTCGAGGTAGCTGCTGGGCGGGCCGGCGGACGCGCCCCGTACCAGGTCACCACGGCGGCGCCAGGCGTTGTCCGCGCGGCCGAGCCAGAACGGGAAGCTGCCGCC
The nucleotide sequence above comes from Micromonospora sp. NBC_00389. Encoded proteins:
- a CDS encoding amidase, whose protein sequence is MTEMHDLTALEQAAAIARGELSSADLVEHYLHRVAAIGDTVGAFVTVTPELAREAAGAADAAPAEGRGPLHGVPTAIKDLTLTAGVRTTFGSAAFLDFVPPVDADVVRFIKAAGLVSLGKTTTSELGCSLYSEGLVAPPARNPWQLAYTAGGSSGGAAAAVAAGLVPVAQGSDGGGSLRIPASLCGLVGYKPSRGLVSGGPLGSGAFGLPTSGPLGRTVTDVAALLDVMAVPVPGEPYLPPPTPSGGYLAVARQAAPNRLRIGRFTTPMLADEPVHPDCVAAVDRAAALLTAAGHEVVEVPPPLGPEAWPLFEVIWYVLALAPVPPQREAELLPLTRLLRARGAEVSAGALAATLGELQAQVRLGARRTAGCDLLLCPTLAAPQAPVGWFTADGDPAADFDRQRRFSPYCAIFNVTGEPSVSLPLGVTADGLPVGVLLTGRYGDDARLIATAAQLENSSDGWDRHPAIWRAVDSANVNGDGVRRSAS